From a single Rhodococcus qingshengii JCM 15477 genomic region:
- a CDS encoding FAD binding domain-containing protein produces the protein MDITTITDVIRRPPDRPGDVWRPGDAWLAGGTWLFSAEQPDTRRLVDLTALGWTPLEVGPTHFGVGATCTVAELYAFVPPDNWRASPLIRVSCEYFLSSFKVWNSATVGGNICMSLPAGPMITLAVALEASFTLWATDGKVRTVDACDFVTGDHQNVLEPGEVLRSIEFPVHALTKRHAHRRFSLTHLGRSTIFMIATQTPGADDFHLTITAGTTHPIRLTFDTMPDEHSLRRAVDSISADIWFDDPNGTPDHRLHLARHYADELRNELTGSQS, from the coding sequence ATGGACATCACCACCATTACCGACGTGATACGCCGACCACCGGATCGCCCAGGGGACGTGTGGCGTCCCGGCGACGCCTGGCTCGCGGGAGGAACGTGGCTGTTCTCAGCAGAACAACCCGACACGCGTCGACTGGTCGACCTCACCGCGCTCGGTTGGACACCACTGGAGGTCGGCCCGACTCATTTCGGTGTCGGAGCTACGTGCACCGTTGCCGAACTGTATGCGTTTGTCCCGCCGGACAATTGGCGTGCGAGTCCACTTATTCGCGTCAGCTGCGAGTACTTCCTCTCGTCTTTCAAGGTGTGGAATTCGGCCACCGTAGGCGGCAACATCTGCATGTCGCTTCCGGCCGGACCGATGATCACCCTGGCAGTTGCACTCGAGGCTTCGTTCACACTATGGGCCACCGACGGAAAAGTGAGGACCGTCGACGCGTGCGACTTCGTGACCGGTGACCACCAGAATGTCCTGGAGCCGGGCGAAGTCCTTCGGAGCATCGAGTTCCCGGTGCACGCACTCACCAAACGGCACGCCCACCGCCGCTTCAGTCTCACGCACCTCGGCCGTTCGACGATCTTCATGATCGCGACGCAGACTCCTGGCGCCGACGACTTTCACCTCACCATCACCGCCGGCACCACCCATCCGATCCGGCTGACGTTCGACACCATGCCGGACGAGCACTCTCTGCGACGAGCCGTCGACTCCATTTCGGCCGACATTTGGTTCGACGATCCCAACGGAACCCCAGACCACCGCCTCCACCTCGCCCGCCACTACGCCGACGAGCTCCGAAACGAACTCACGGGGAGCCAGTCATGA
- a CDS encoding molybdopterin-dependent oxidoreductase: protein MSYTVNDRQFHEEPFPGQCLRTFLRHLGHHGVKKGCDGGDCGACTVWLDGTPIHSCITPAFRADGRAVTTIEGLGTPEDLHPIQQQFRDAPGFQCGFCTAGMIMTSAALTDAQKEDLPRALKGNLCRCTGYRSIEDAVNGVGAIEVALPGQAVGTSVGAPAATDVVTGRAEYTMDTAIDGMLHLKVLHSPHAHARITSIDTTEALAVPGVHRVYTWKDVPRKLFTTAIHTDHLVDPDDTYILDNVVRFVGQRVVAVLADSVVAAEEGRRKVKVDYEILPSVFDPEEAMADGAPALHGSDDPFVRDPEHNILLELHGHVGDVEAGFAEADVIHEGTYFSPRVQHAHLETHGSISWMEDGRLHVRTSSQSPSIAKVKLAHLFDLRPDQLRVFCKRVGGGFGGKQEVISEDLVALATLDTGRPVCLEFTREEEFTTASPRHPMKLTIKLGAKSDGTLTAFQYRNISNTGAYGNHGGETLFAGGAAVSLYRCANKKFDAYSVYTNNVPSGALRGYGMTQPAFAVESAMTELAIALDMDPLELRRRNIVRPGDSLIALEDGPDDVIFTEDGLGQCIDLIDAALKRQPVPSLGADWLIGTGTASSLHETAPPTEHISEVWLTLGEDCVYELAIGTVEFGEGTSTAHVQIAANQLGTTPSRVRIIQSDTDRTGFDTGAFASAGLFVAGNAVLRASNALRDRLLAFAAHHTGVSIDQCSMDDDKIVCGSTRLTLQEILEAARPRGIRFTEARKAYGSPRSVVSNTHGFRIAVHRITGEIRILYSVQATDAGVIINPAQVRGQIEGGVAQGVGFALTENFHVDANGAMMNPNLRNYRIPTYADIPRTEVILVESSDSVGPLRSKGMAECCINPVAPALANALQDATGSRFRSLPLTPERIYSGLNR, encoded by the coding sequence ATGAGCTACACGGTGAACGACCGGCAGTTCCACGAGGAGCCGTTCCCGGGACAGTGTCTCCGGACGTTTCTTCGGCACCTCGGACACCACGGGGTGAAGAAGGGGTGCGACGGCGGGGACTGCGGGGCGTGCACAGTGTGGCTCGACGGAACACCGATACACAGCTGCATCACGCCCGCCTTTCGCGCCGACGGTCGCGCGGTAACCACGATCGAGGGACTCGGCACGCCCGAAGATCTCCATCCGATTCAGCAGCAGTTCCGGGATGCACCCGGCTTTCAGTGTGGGTTCTGCACCGCCGGGATGATCATGACCTCGGCGGCGCTCACCGACGCGCAGAAAGAAGACTTGCCGCGAGCGCTCAAGGGAAACCTGTGCCGCTGCACCGGTTACCGATCCATCGAAGACGCGGTCAACGGTGTCGGTGCTATCGAAGTTGCCCTCCCGGGACAGGCCGTCGGAACCAGCGTCGGGGCGCCGGCGGCCACCGACGTGGTGACCGGCCGAGCCGAATACACTATGGACACCGCCATCGACGGCATGCTGCACCTGAAAGTGCTGCACTCGCCTCACGCACATGCACGCATCACCTCCATCGACACCACCGAGGCGCTCGCCGTCCCCGGTGTCCATCGCGTCTACACCTGGAAAGACGTGCCGCGCAAGCTCTTCACCACGGCAATACATACCGACCACCTTGTCGATCCGGACGACACCTACATTCTCGACAACGTCGTGCGGTTCGTGGGTCAGCGTGTAGTGGCCGTCCTCGCCGACTCCGTCGTCGCTGCGGAAGAAGGCCGTCGGAAGGTGAAGGTCGATTACGAGATCCTGCCTTCCGTGTTCGATCCGGAAGAGGCCATGGCCGACGGCGCTCCAGCCCTGCACGGATCCGACGATCCCTTTGTTCGAGATCCCGAGCACAACATCCTGCTCGAACTTCACGGTCACGTGGGCGACGTCGAGGCCGGGTTCGCCGAGGCCGACGTCATCCACGAAGGCACCTACTTCTCGCCGCGGGTTCAGCACGCGCACCTCGAGACGCACGGTTCGATCTCCTGGATGGAAGACGGACGCCTTCACGTTCGCACAAGTTCGCAGTCCCCCTCCATCGCCAAGGTCAAACTCGCCCATCTCTTCGACCTCCGCCCGGATCAGCTACGCGTGTTCTGCAAACGCGTGGGCGGCGGGTTCGGAGGAAAACAGGAAGTGATCAGCGAGGATCTGGTGGCGCTCGCCACCCTCGACACCGGTCGTCCCGTCTGCCTCGAGTTCACCCGAGAAGAAGAGTTCACCACCGCCTCGCCGCGTCATCCGATGAAGCTCACGATCAAGCTCGGTGCCAAGTCTGACGGAACCCTCACGGCATTTCAGTACCGAAACATCTCGAACACCGGTGCGTACGGAAACCACGGTGGAGAGACACTCTTTGCCGGCGGCGCGGCGGTCTCGCTCTACCGCTGCGCCAACAAGAAGTTCGATGCGTATTCCGTGTACACCAACAATGTTCCGAGCGGCGCTCTACGTGGGTACGGGATGACGCAACCGGCCTTTGCCGTGGAATCGGCCATGACCGAATTGGCCATCGCGCTGGACATGGATCCGCTCGAACTGCGTCGACGCAATATCGTCCGACCGGGCGATTCGCTGATCGCACTCGAAGACGGCCCAGACGATGTGATCTTCACCGAAGACGGACTGGGGCAATGCATAGATCTGATCGACGCCGCGTTGAAGCGCCAACCGGTTCCCTCGCTCGGAGCGGATTGGCTGATCGGCACCGGCACTGCCAGTTCACTACACGAGACCGCGCCACCCACCGAGCACATTTCCGAGGTTTGGCTCACCCTCGGCGAAGACTGTGTATACGAACTTGCCATCGGCACAGTCGAATTCGGTGAGGGAACTTCTACCGCCCACGTGCAGATCGCCGCGAATCAGCTGGGCACAACACCGTCACGTGTACGAATCATTCAGTCGGACACCGACCGAACCGGTTTCGACACAGGCGCTTTCGCCAGCGCCGGCCTGTTTGTCGCTGGGAACGCGGTACTTCGCGCGTCGAATGCGCTCCGCGATCGCCTACTTGCCTTCGCCGCGCACCACACCGGCGTGTCGATTGACCAGTGCTCGATGGACGACGACAAGATCGTCTGCGGTAGTACTCGATTAACACTGCAAGAGATACTCGAGGCCGCACGCCCGCGCGGGATCCGATTCACCGAGGCGCGGAAGGCATACGGATCTCCGCGCAGCGTGGTGTCCAACACTCATGGCTTCCGGATTGCCGTCCATCGCATCACCGGCGAGATCCGCATTCTCTACAGCGTCCAAGCCACCGACGCTGGGGTGATCATCAATCCGGCGCAGGTGCGGGGACAGATCGAAGGTGGCGTCGCCCAGGGCGTCGGCTTCGCACTCACCGAGAACTTCCACGTAGACGCAAACGGCGCGATGATGAACCCGAATCTACGTAACTACCGGATCCCGACATATGCAGATATCCCACGCACGGAGGTGATCCTCGTCGAGTCATCAGACTCCGTCGGCCCACTCCGCTCCAAGGGCATGGCGGAGTGCTGCATCAATCCGGTTGCCCCTGCATTGGCGAACGCACTGCAGGATGCAACCGGGTCACGATTCCGGTCACTACCGCTCACCCCGGAACGCATCTACTCAGGCCTGAACCGATGA
- a CDS encoding antibiotic biosynthesis monooxygenase — protein MTANTSADSAATVIIGQRVRAGLEKEFEVWQKDLNRAAADYAGFLGAEIAAPTPTQPDWVIVYRFDSIAHVQAWINSATRQDYLDSGRQFFDGPATQQVVSGGIRPPDPLLTVVVTHRVGDDSIDEFLAWQDRLREVESAFDGFRGTELFRPVDGVQDEWTLLYRFDNAAHLDTWLTSPERQQLLAEGRKFHDFELRTVDNSFGSWFAFDENGNEAPPPSETKTSIAVWVGLYPTVVLLTLALSPLKLPLWLGLLIGNLLSSFIMSFFTMPYYVNRLLHRWLRPPPGIPVAKTNAQGVAIVAAVTLFWVVVFYLVTTQFWSLP, from the coding sequence ATGACCGCGAACACGTCGGCGGACAGCGCCGCGACGGTCATCATCGGCCAGCGAGTGCGTGCCGGACTGGAGAAAGAATTCGAGGTCTGGCAGAAAGATCTCAACCGAGCCGCCGCAGATTATGCAGGCTTCCTCGGGGCAGAAATCGCTGCTCCGACGCCCACCCAACCTGATTGGGTGATCGTGTATCGATTCGACTCCATCGCTCATGTTCAGGCGTGGATCAACAGCGCGACGAGGCAGGACTACCTCGACAGCGGTCGTCAGTTCTTCGACGGCCCGGCCACGCAGCAGGTAGTGAGCGGCGGGATCAGGCCTCCGGACCCACTGCTGACTGTCGTAGTGACGCACCGAGTCGGTGACGACAGCATCGACGAGTTCCTTGCCTGGCAGGATCGCCTTCGGGAGGTGGAGAGTGCTTTCGACGGATTCCGCGGCACCGAACTGTTTCGCCCCGTCGACGGTGTGCAGGATGAGTGGACCCTGCTGTATCGCTTCGACAATGCTGCCCATCTCGACACGTGGCTGACTTCCCCTGAGCGACAACAACTTCTCGCCGAGGGTCGCAAGTTCCACGACTTCGAACTGCGAACCGTCGACAATTCGTTCGGCAGTTGGTTTGCCTTCGACGAGAACGGAAACGAGGCCCCTCCACCTTCGGAGACAAAAACCTCGATCGCGGTCTGGGTCGGTCTCTACCCGACTGTCGTCTTGCTTACTTTGGCGCTGTCACCGCTGAAGCTGCCACTCTGGCTCGGATTGTTGATCGGCAACCTGTTGTCGAGCTTCATCATGAGTTTCTTCACGATGCCGTACTACGTGAATCGGCTCCTGCACCGTTGGCTGCGTCCACCTCCGGGGATTCCTGTCGCAAAAACCAACGCACAAGGGGTGGCAATCGTCGCCGCTGTGACGTTGTTCTGGGTTGTCGTCTTCTACCTCGTGACTACTCAGTTCTGGTCGCTGCCCTGA
- a CDS encoding HNH endonuclease signature motif containing protein — protein MDSRGAWQLDGEGLKGEVLDLVRVRHELQSRMVLLIVEMFSREVLGGRGFRAIALWLHGSTNLEIGECSLLVSLARLLMLEPVVADAFHRGDVDALKARQVASFCQHPPKNMTPADVDKARGILLGLASKNIADCDAVRAAIRRIEKQYGKREDGVPVGEDSERNEFYASKGLYGRVTVKGDLDAVNGARPITLLSSLSAPIPEKDGVKDTRTPALRRADGFCELLRRYERAGLGPIEGGVKPHITVTASAKDMTDLQALKDLLPSTEELGFAWADWVGPISIDTARMLACDCTVTRILLDENGVPLDCGKEARTATVPQRRALAVRDGGCAFPGCGTPSGWCDAHHIVHWNDGGPTDLDNLILLCGHHHRTLLHTEWRVEIGPDRRTVFYPPMSIDLYQQPIGGNSPPTAA, from the coding sequence ATGGACAGTCGGGGAGCGTGGCAGCTGGATGGTGAGGGCCTCAAGGGTGAGGTTCTGGATCTGGTGCGTGTCCGGCACGAGTTGCAGTCGCGGATGGTGTTGTTGATCGTGGAGATGTTTTCCCGGGAGGTTCTCGGCGGGAGGGGTTTTCGGGCGATCGCGCTGTGGTTGCATGGTTCGACGAATTTGGAGATCGGTGAGTGCAGCCTGTTGGTCAGTCTGGCGCGGTTGTTGATGCTCGAACCTGTTGTGGCGGATGCGTTTCATCGTGGTGACGTGGATGCGTTGAAAGCCCGTCAGGTGGCGTCGTTTTGTCAGCATCCGCCGAAGAACATGACGCCGGCGGATGTGGACAAGGCTCGCGGGATTCTGTTGGGGTTGGCGTCGAAGAACATCGCGGATTGTGATGCGGTGCGGGCGGCGATTAGGCGGATCGAGAAGCAGTACGGCAAGCGTGAGGACGGCGTTCCGGTGGGTGAGGATTCGGAGCGTAACGAGTTCTACGCGTCGAAAGGTTTGTACGGGCGGGTCACTGTGAAGGGCGATCTGGATGCTGTGAACGGGGCGCGTCCGATCACGTTGTTGTCGAGTCTGTCTGCGCCGATACCGGAGAAGGACGGCGTGAAGGACACGCGTACGCCGGCATTACGACGGGCGGACGGGTTCTGCGAACTACTGCGGCGGTACGAGCGAGCGGGGTTGGGTCCGATCGAGGGCGGGGTGAAACCGCACATCACCGTTACCGCGTCCGCGAAAGACATGACGGATCTGCAGGCTTTGAAAGACCTCCTGCCGTCGACGGAGGAACTCGGGTTTGCGTGGGCGGATTGGGTGGGCCCGATCAGTATCGACACTGCGCGGATGTTGGCGTGCGACTGCACCGTGACGCGGATCTTGTTGGACGAGAATGGTGTTCCGCTCGACTGCGGTAAGGAAGCAAGGACCGCGACGGTACCCCAGAGGCGGGCGTTGGCGGTTCGTGATGGTGGGTGTGCGTTTCCGGGGTGCGGAACGCCGTCGGGGTGGTGCGATGCCCATCATATTGTTCACTGGAACGATGGTGGCCCAACGGATCTCGACAATCTGATCTTGTTGTGCGGCCATCATCACCGGACACTGCTCCACACGGAGTGGCGGGTGGAGATCGGCCCGGATCGGAGGACGGTGTTCTATCCGCCGATGTCGATCGATCTGTATCAACAGCCGATCGGCGGGAACAGCCCACCAACGGCCGCGTGA
- a CDS encoding multicopper oxidase family protein, whose product MTMALAACTSAESAPEVGANYGSDGTAVDYREPVKLSSRDGVLEVRLSAHQGVIPLDTASAPVSNFLLFGYEVIRGTASDGSTSASDVYPAPTLRVNPGERLIIHYDNDLQDLTIQDFYDPAFTPAGGDVPIYPPALTSAPLNLHTHGVHVSPDGNADNVLLNIPAGQGNVYDYAIPGTMPNGLYWYHSHRHTLTAQQTYMGLAGLLEIGRPDGNLPVVTANDVPIRDMALQYNFVFDRKGKGRQLNDANWPQFVSTLTPPAGTELADGTYRPSLAPVNFSDTTEGAQYFTNWYTGPLSPANHRGQNQFVPGNLQSFVGESTTVPADPSLPDNQRDVQYTVNGQFQPSLKLKPGQTEIWVLANISDFAYMPVTLTETATGAHPKFAIVGQDGNPFDEVRPPVDGDGTRLVIPPASRYAIAVTMPESGDLVLEMPPLEGAKPVSNPGILYTNNGTDNPPAELGTVTVDPSVISYADGFFTFPTQQLIRATPDEGEGKTTPFEFGQKLDTYTSFVDTAAMTPDVTRNLTVSGGFGNEKASNSDPKAFTYEFADNTFPNIPLIQPRLNSVEEWKITNLNNDEHPMHIHVNDFQVTEVVDPVAGTTTGVQPWGIDNVNVPAPVTDENENALEPASVTLRTKFTEYTGTFVIHCHRLNHEDNGLMATVNVIPEVSTYAVAIPGSAGVPAKVQIFDANGDKLITAVTPFPSFEGTPSVAMADVNGDMVLDLVAGTGAGSAPEVVAYNAVGGVPFTDELARFAPFDVGFRGGVNIGGVDIDGNALADNIIVASGPGMESQVKIYSTDLPADKRSAPAEFGSFSPYPGSSSGVTFATGMVDSHSGRASIVTAPGAGEEPLIKTFRYDLYEPTAAAQGGSDEHAGHTAGPVMTSQFLAFDQGYRDGVSLSTGWVAGAEGGAKSIVAGMLGGEGSIRVFSSGSRLDGAPEMYLESPDHHSTDVAFREVAAFDPFTAPESGVGVATTSTTTGADLLVSGSNGAGAEVRKFTLGRADPSATTLTPTLVGTLPPYPVGGGVLPLGGR is encoded by the coding sequence ATGACGATGGCGTTGGCCGCGTGTACGTCCGCTGAATCGGCGCCCGAGGTGGGCGCGAACTACGGCTCGGACGGAACCGCCGTCGACTACCGGGAGCCGGTGAAACTGAGTAGCCGAGATGGTGTTCTCGAGGTGCGCTTGTCCGCTCATCAGGGAGTGATTCCGCTCGATACCGCTTCGGCGCCCGTGTCGAATTTTCTGCTCTTCGGGTACGAGGTCATCCGCGGTACGGCGTCGGACGGATCGACCTCGGCGAGTGACGTCTATCCGGCGCCGACTCTCCGCGTCAATCCCGGAGAGCGATTGATCATTCATTACGACAACGATTTGCAGGATCTCACGATCCAGGACTTCTACGATCCGGCATTCACACCGGCGGGCGGGGACGTGCCGATCTATCCGCCGGCGCTGACGTCGGCTCCGCTGAATCTGCACACGCACGGAGTGCACGTGAGTCCGGACGGCAATGCGGACAACGTGTTGCTCAACATTCCCGCCGGCCAGGGAAACGTGTACGACTACGCGATTCCGGGGACGATGCCGAACGGTCTGTACTGGTATCACAGTCACCGGCACACCCTCACCGCCCAGCAGACGTACATGGGCCTGGCCGGGCTACTGGAAATCGGCCGGCCGGACGGCAATCTGCCTGTCGTGACGGCAAACGACGTTCCGATTCGCGATATGGCACTGCAGTACAACTTCGTATTCGACCGCAAAGGAAAGGGCCGACAGCTCAACGACGCGAACTGGCCCCAATTCGTCAGTACGTTGACGCCACCCGCCGGTACGGAACTAGCCGACGGGACGTACCGTCCGAGCCTTGCTCCGGTGAATTTCTCGGACACCACCGAGGGCGCGCAGTATTTCACCAACTGGTACACCGGCCCGTTGTCCCCGGCCAATCATCGTGGACAGAATCAATTCGTTCCAGGCAATCTGCAGAGCTTCGTGGGTGAATCGACGACTGTACCGGCCGATCCCTCACTGCCGGACAACCAACGCGATGTGCAGTACACCGTGAACGGTCAGTTCCAGCCGTCGCTGAAACTGAAGCCGGGGCAGACCGAGATCTGGGTGCTTGCCAACATCAGCGACTTTGCCTACATGCCGGTCACGTTGACGGAAACCGCAACCGGCGCCCATCCGAAGTTCGCCATCGTAGGGCAGGACGGAAACCCGTTCGACGAGGTCAGGCCACCCGTGGACGGGGACGGAACCAGGCTGGTGATTCCGCCGGCCTCGCGATACGCAATCGCAGTGACGATGCCGGAGTCCGGCGATCTGGTGCTGGAGATGCCACCGCTCGAAGGTGCAAAGCCGGTGAGCAATCCAGGCATTCTCTACACCAACAACGGTACCGACAATCCGCCCGCCGAACTCGGAACCGTCACCGTCGACCCGTCGGTGATCAGTTACGCGGACGGATTCTTCACGTTCCCGACTCAGCAGTTGATCCGTGCGACGCCAGACGAGGGTGAAGGAAAGACGACCCCCTTCGAGTTCGGACAGAAGCTCGATACCTACACCTCGTTCGTGGATACCGCAGCGATGACGCCCGACGTGACCCGCAACCTCACAGTGTCCGGTGGGTTCGGAAACGAGAAGGCCAGCAACAGTGATCCGAAGGCCTTCACCTACGAATTCGCCGACAACACGTTCCCCAACATTCCGCTGATTCAACCGCGACTGAATTCCGTTGAGGAATGGAAGATCACGAACCTCAACAACGACGAACACCCGATGCATATTCACGTCAACGACTTCCAGGTAACGGAAGTTGTGGATCCCGTCGCAGGTACCACGACGGGCGTTCAGCCCTGGGGAATCGACAACGTGAACGTGCCCGCGCCGGTGACTGACGAGAATGAGAATGCTCTCGAGCCTGCGTCAGTGACGTTGCGAACGAAGTTCACCGAGTACACCGGAACCTTTGTGATTCACTGCCACCGACTCAATCACGAGGACAACGGTTTGATGGCGACTGTCAACGTGATTCCCGAGGTATCGACATATGCCGTCGCGATACCTGGTTCGGCCGGCGTGCCCGCCAAGGTGCAGATATTCGATGCCAACGGCGACAAACTGATCACTGCTGTGACGCCCTTCCCGTCGTTCGAAGGCACCCCGAGTGTTGCGATGGCGGACGTGAACGGAGACATGGTGCTTGATCTGGTCGCTGGAACAGGTGCAGGCTCGGCTCCGGAAGTGGTGGCGTACAACGCAGTCGGCGGCGTGCCGTTCACCGACGAGTTGGCAAGATTTGCCCCCTTCGATGTGGGTTTTCGTGGCGGAGTGAACATCGGCGGAGTCGATATCGACGGAAACGCACTGGCGGACAACATCATCGTTGCCTCGGGCCCAGGGATGGAGTCGCAGGTCAAGATTTACTCCACCGACCTTCCGGCGGACAAGAGGTCCGCACCCGCAGAATTCGGTTCGTTCTCGCCGTACCCGGGATCGAGTAGCGGAGTCACGTTCGCAACCGGAATGGTTGACAGTCACTCCGGTCGAGCGAGCATCGTGACCGCACCGGGTGCGGGCGAGGAGCCGTTGATCAAGACGTTCCGCTACGACCTGTACGAACCGACGGCGGCTGCGCAGGGCGGCTCCGATGAACACGCAGGTCATACGGCTGGTCCTGTAATGACGTCGCAGTTCTTGGCATTCGATCAGGGCTACCGCGACGGGGTGTCTCTGTCGACGGGTTGGGTGGCCGGCGCCGAGGGCGGCGCAAAGTCGATAGTGGCAGGCATGCTCGGAGGAGAAGGATCAATCCGCGTCTTCTCGAGTGGATCCAGGCTCGACGGTGCACCCGAGATGTACCTCGAGAGTCCAGATCACCATTCGACGGACGTGGCATTTCGGGAGGTTGCAGCTTTCGACCCGTTCACCGCTCCAGAGTCGGGTGTGGGAGTGGCCACGACGAGCACGACTACCGGCGCGGATCTCCTCGTCAGCGGCAGCAACGGAGCGGGTGCCGAAGTTCGGAAATTCACTCTCGGTCGTGCCGATCCGTCTGCGACCACATTGACACCGACGCTTGTGGGAACGCTGCCGCCCTATCCCGTCGGCGGGGGAGTTCTGCCGCTCGGCGGCCGATGA
- a CDS encoding cation diffusion facilitator family transporter — protein sequence MTHEPKTSHGHGHRHVHGPKGFRSAVREVFSPHSHDAADSVDDALESSAIGIRAVKISLVALGVTAVAQVAIVAISGSVALLADTIHNFSDALTAVPLWIAFALGRRAATRRYTYGFGRAEDLAGLFVLAMIALSAVIAGVEAVRRLINPVEIEHLGWVAAAGLIGFIGNELVALYRIRVGRQIGSAALVADGLHARTDGFTSLAVLLGAGGVALGFPLADPIIGLVITVAIVAVLRTAARDVFRRLMDGVEPELVDDAEHALMHEPGVLGVRDLKMRWIGHRLHADAELDIDPRATLAEAHAIAHSAEHSLTHAVPKLATALVHAYPAHDAANSEV from the coding sequence ATGACGCACGAACCCAAGACGTCCCACGGCCACGGCCACCGCCATGTCCACGGGCCGAAGGGATTTCGATCGGCAGTCCGCGAAGTGTTCTCGCCGCACAGTCACGACGCTGCCGACAGTGTCGACGACGCATTGGAATCGAGCGCAATCGGCATCCGGGCGGTCAAGATCAGTCTTGTCGCGCTCGGAGTCACCGCAGTTGCTCAGGTCGCGATCGTGGCGATCTCGGGTTCGGTGGCGCTGCTGGCGGACACCATTCACAACTTCTCCGACGCGCTCACGGCAGTCCCACTCTGGATTGCCTTCGCGCTCGGTCGGCGCGCTGCGACCAGGCGCTATACCTATGGTTTCGGGCGTGCGGAGGATTTGGCCGGACTGTTCGTGCTCGCCATGATCGCACTGTCGGCAGTGATCGCCGGTGTCGAGGCGGTGAGGCGATTGATCAACCCGGTCGAGATCGAGCACCTCGGTTGGGTAGCGGCGGCAGGTTTGATCGGTTTCATCGGAAACGAATTGGTGGCGTTGTATCGGATCAGGGTCGGCAGGCAAATCGGTTCAGCGGCCCTGGTGGCCGATGGATTGCATGCTCGGACCGACGGATTCACTTCGCTCGCAGTCCTTCTGGGGGCGGGGGGAGTTGCGCTGGGTTTCCCGTTGGCAGATCCGATCATCGGCCTTGTCATCACCGTTGCCATCGTGGCGGTGCTCAGGACTGCAGCGCGAGACGTCTTCCGGAGGTTGATGGACGGCGTCGAACCTGAGTTGGTGGACGACGCAGAGCATGCATTGATGCACGAACCTGGAGTCCTCGGTGTTCGTGATCTGAAGATGCGGTGGATCGGACACCGACTGCATGCCGATGCAGAACTCGACATCGATCCCCGGGCAACACTTGCCGAAGCTCATGCGATTGCACACAGCGCCGAGCATTCGCTCACTCACGCGGTGCCCAAACTCGCTACTGCCTTGGTGCATGCGTACCCGGCGCATGACGCGGCCAACTCCGAAGTCTGA
- a CDS encoding ArsR/SmtB family transcription factor produces the protein MNADSGVCRRKLPDDQVDLVVEVFRMLADATRVQVLWALVDRECSVNELAERVGKPAPSVSQHLAKLRMARLVRTRRDGTTVFYRLENDHVRQLVTDAVFNAEHAGPGLPGHHRSEGELREIHPERSANVDRTDQEEGAS, from the coding sequence ATGAACGCAGATAGTGGTGTTTGTCGCCGTAAGCTTCCCGATGATCAGGTCGACCTCGTCGTCGAGGTGTTCCGCATGCTGGCCGACGCAACCCGTGTGCAGGTTTTGTGGGCATTGGTAGACCGCGAGTGCTCGGTGAACGAACTGGCGGAACGCGTCGGCAAGCCGGCGCCCTCGGTGTCGCAGCACCTGGCGAAATTGCGCATGGCAAGGTTGGTACGAACGCGCCGCGATGGTACGACGGTGTTCTATCGCCTGGAGAACGACCATGTGCGCCAACTGGTTACGGATGCGGTCTTCAATGCGGAGCATGCCGGACCCGGATTGCCGGGGCATCACCGTAGTGAAGGTGAGCTTCGGGAGATACACCCGGAGCGCTCGGCGAACGTCGATCGGACCGATCAAGAAGAAGGTGCGTCATGA
- a CDS encoding nitroreductase/quinone reductase family protein has translation MSTDDWNAGIIAEFRENEGKVGGPFEGAPMVLVHHTGRKSGRDFVSPMMYLADEQDPKTIYVFASKAGAPTNPDWYYNLVATDQAEVEIGTETYPVSVSEVTGEKRDRIYDEQASRYPGFAEYAEKTAGIRTIPVVALTRA, from the coding sequence ATGAGTACCGACGATTGGAACGCAGGAATCATTGCGGAATTTCGGGAGAACGAGGGCAAGGTAGGTGGCCCCTTCGAAGGTGCGCCCATGGTGTTGGTCCACCACACAGGACGCAAATCCGGACGCGATTTCGTGAGTCCCATGATGTATCTGGCAGACGAGCAGGATCCGAAGACCATCTACGTTTTTGCATCCAAGGCCGGTGCCCCGACCAATCCCGACTGGTACTACAACCTCGTTGCCACCGACCAGGCAGAGGTCGAGATCGGCACCGAAACATACCCGGTCTCCGTCAGCGAAGTAACCGGCGAGAAGCGTGACCGCATCTACGACGAGCAGGCCAGTCGATACCCGGGATTTGCCGAATACGCGGAGAAGACAGCTGGGATCCGCACAATCCCGGTGGTAGCCCTGACTCGCGCGTAA